A part of Deltaproteobacteria bacterium genomic DNA contains:
- a CDS encoding ABC transporter permease, whose amino-acid sequence MKRLVARRLLLLIPTAWGVATLVFFLIHMIPGDPVEVMLGETAAAADKDLLRTQLGLNDPMPVQYGRFLTGVVRADLGESFFYRAPVASIIGARWTATAKLAVAALLIAIVIALPAGIFAAVRHRTFFDRATMIGALVGVAMPNFWLGPLLILIFSIGLGWLPVSGDESAASIVLPALTLGLGMAAMLSRMTRSSMLEAMNEDYVMTARAKGLPERTVILKHVLRNALLPVITILGLQVGALLSGAIITETVFAWPGLGTLLVGAIQARDYPVVQGCVLVISASYVVVNLLVDLAYAVVDPRVRLEGR is encoded by the coding sequence ATGAAACGCCTCGTCGCACGCCGCCTGCTGCTCCTCATCCCCACCGCGTGGGGCGTGGCAACCCTCGTCTTTTTCCTGATTCACATGATCCCTGGCGACCCGGTCGAGGTCATGCTCGGCGAGACCGCCGCCGCCGCGGACAAGGATCTCCTGCGCACGCAGCTCGGGCTGAACGACCCCATGCCCGTGCAGTACGGCCGTTTTCTGACGGGCGTCGTGCGCGCCGATCTGGGTGAGAGTTTCTTCTACCGGGCACCCGTCGCAAGCATCATCGGCGCGCGGTGGACGGCCACGGCCAAACTCGCCGTCGCCGCGCTGCTGATCGCCATCGTGATCGCCCTGCCCGCCGGCATCTTCGCGGCGGTGCGTCACCGGACGTTTTTCGATCGCGCGACCATGATCGGCGCGCTCGTCGGCGTCGCCATGCCCAACTTCTGGCTCGGGCCGCTGCTGATCCTGATCTTCTCGATCGGTCTCGGCTGGTTGCCGGTGTCGGGCGACGAGAGCGCGGCGTCGATCGTGCTTCCCGCACTCACGCTGGGCCTCGGCATGGCGGCGATGCTCTCGCGCATGACGCGCTCGTCGATGCTCGAAGCGATGAACGAGGACTACGTCATGACCGCGCGCGCCAAGGGGTTGCCCGAGCGGACGGTGATCCTCAAACACGTGTTGCGCAACGCGCTGCTGCCGGTCATCACGATCCTCGGATTACAGGTCGGCGCGCTGCTGTCCGGCGCGATCATCACCGAAACGGTCTTCGCGTGGCCGGGGCTCGGCACGTTGCTCGTCGGCGCGATTCAGGCCCGCGACTACCCCGTGGTGCAGGGATGCGTGCTCGTCATCAGTGCGTCGTACGTCGTCGTCAATCTGCTCGTCGATCTCGCGTACGCCGTGGTCGATCCGCGGGTGCGTCTGGAGGGGCGATGA
- a CDS encoding ABC transporter permease, translating into MKRSMAAVIGLALLALLALAAVLAPFVAPHAPTAINLDAALCVPGAGHLLGCDELGRDVWSRLLWGSRASMAVGICAVLVSMTIGVLVGAVAGYAGGVVDAIVMRGIDILLAFPGILLAIAVAGVLGPSFVNVIIALSVLGWVGYARLVRGQVLSIRERDFVLSARSIGASPWRIVWRHVLPEVAAPVVVQATFGVAGAILAEASLSFLGLGPQDVPTWGAMLAEGLDYLLTAPNLSVWPGLAVLVTVLAFNIAGDGLRDALDVKAA; encoded by the coding sequence ATGAAGCGAAGCATGGCGGCGGTAATCGGACTCGCCCTGCTCGCGCTCCTCGCGCTGGCGGCCGTCCTTGCGCCGTTTGTCGCGCCGCACGCGCCGACCGCCATCAACCTCGACGCGGCTCTGTGCGTTCCCGGGGCCGGGCACCTGCTCGGTTGCGACGAACTGGGGCGCGACGTGTGGTCGCGACTGCTGTGGGGATCGCGCGCGTCGATGGCGGTGGGCATCTGCGCGGTGCTCGTGTCGATGACGATCGGCGTGTTGGTCGGCGCGGTCGCGGGGTACGCGGGCGGCGTCGTGGACGCGATCGTCATGCGCGGCATCGACATCCTGCTGGCCTTCCCCGGCATCCTGCTCGCGATCGCGGTGGCGGGCGTACTGGGGCCGTCGTTCGTCAACGTCATCATCGCGCTTTCCGTCTTGGGCTGGGTCGGTTACGCGCGGCTCGTGCGCGGGCAGGTGCTGTCGATCCGCGAGCGAGACTTCGTGCTGTCGGCGAGGTCAATCGGCGCATCGCCGTGGCGCATCGTGTGGCGGCATGTGTTGCCCGAGGTCGCCGCGCCGGTGGTCGTACAGGCGACCTTCGGTGTCGCGGGGGCGATCCTCGCCGAGGCGTCGCTGTCGTTCCTCGGGCTCGGCCCGCAGGACGTGCCCACGTGGGGCGCGATGCTCGCCGAGGGGCTCGACTACCTACTCACCGCCCCGAATCTGTCCGTATGGCCGGGCCTCGCGGTGCTCGTCACCGTGCTCGCGTTCAACATCGCCGGCGACGGTCTGCGCGACGCGTTGGATGTGAAGGCGGCGTAA
- a CDS encoding Fic family protein, translated as MKRVTGRYESSSLAGETVRAFVPASLPPSDPPLDLDAPTIRLLDDATSALANLDLVGGLVPSMNWFLYSFVRKEAVVSTQIEGTQTTLMDLLTFEATGSAEAAPLDVGEVCSYLDAVEYAREQIRHPRGLPISTRLLNETHRRLLAGARGQAKSPGHIRRSQNWIGGTRPGNAAYVPPPPNLVGSLLADLENFIHSESPIPALVRAGLVHVQFESIHPYLDGNGRIGRLLVSLLLEHWGILTQPLLYLSLHFKRNRVEYYRRLDAVRADGDFEGWIAFFLEGVRAIADEAVATARDLHELIARDRLRALESPGAGAASARLFEMLPDHPVLTTALVVDLLGTTKPTAARAIATLVDAGILAEQTGRRRDRLYGYAGYLERLRVGTELERA; from the coding sequence ATGAAACGCGTCACCGGGCGATACGAGTCCAGTTCGCTCGCGGGGGAGACGGTCAGGGCGTTCGTGCCCGCGTCCCTGCCGCCGAGCGATCCCCCGCTCGATCTCGACGCGCCGACGATTCGGTTGCTCGACGACGCCACGAGCGCGCTCGCAAATCTGGATTTGGTCGGTGGCCTTGTTCCGTCGATGAACTGGTTCCTCTATTCTTTTGTCCGAAAAGAGGCGGTGGTTTCGACGCAGATCGAGGGCACGCAGACCACGCTCATGGATCTGCTCACGTTCGAAGCGACGGGAAGCGCGGAGGCCGCGCCGCTCGACGTCGGCGAGGTCTGTTCGTATCTCGATGCGGTCGAGTACGCGCGCGAACAGATTCGCCATCCCCGGGGATTGCCGATTTCCACGCGATTGTTGAACGAGACGCATCGCCGCCTCTTGGCCGGAGCCCGTGGGCAGGCCAAGTCGCCGGGGCACATACGCCGAAGCCAGAACTGGATCGGGGGCACACGCCCGGGCAATGCGGCGTACGTGCCCCCGCCGCCGAACCTCGTCGGGTCGCTGCTCGCCGACCTCGAAAACTTCATCCATTCCGAAAGCCCAATCCCCGCATTGGTGCGCGCGGGACTCGTCCACGTTCAATTCGAGTCCATCCACCCTTATCTCGACGGGAATGGACGGATCGGCCGTCTCCTCGTGTCGCTGCTGCTGGAGCACTGGGGCATTCTCACGCAACCCCTGCTGTATCTCAGCCTCCACTTCAAGCGGAATCGCGTCGAGTACTACCGACGGCTCGACGCCGTTCGCGCGGACGGCGACTTTGAGGGATGGATCGCCTTCTTTTTGGAAGGTGTCCGCGCGATCGCCGACGAAGCCGTGGCGACGGCGCGCGACCTGCACGAACTCATCGCGCGCGATCGGCTGCGCGCGCTCGAGTCGCCCGGAGCGGGTGCGGCGAGCGCCCGGCTATTCGAGATGCTTCCCGATCACCCGGTACTCACGACCGCGCTCGTCGTCGACCTTCTGGGGACGACGAAACCGACGGCCGCCCGGGCGATCGCCACGCTCGTGGACGCGGGGATCCTGGCGGAGCAGACCGGTCGACGCCGCGACCGGCTGTACGGCTATGCGGGGTATCTCGAACGGTTGCGGGTCGGCACCGAACTGGAGCGCGCGTAA